The proteins below are encoded in one region of Triticum aestivum cultivar Chinese Spring chromosome 1B, IWGSC CS RefSeq v2.1, whole genome shotgun sequence:
- the LOC123122722 gene encoding wings apart-like protein 2 isoform X4, producing MIVRTYGRRSRTFSDGAAGAGAGGGGGDRGLSSSQDAFDFDAGDGDDELAALGSSASQPFPPSQESSSMWDFDEDPPTQPPPPRLEGPRRKGRRGRHAELEPEAATATLMEAEEYGEMMESVDEVNFALDGLRPTAPRRVRRASLLALLGICASAARRRVLRAQGLVKQIIDNVLALNIDDPSCGVAAAALLFVLASDVQENHVLNSESCIRFLLKLLNPPMDANDVKAPSIGSKLLGISKVQMFNGSNKDSDSSSEDIISKVEEILLSCKEIKPLDRDGKRTSRPELCSKWLALLTMEKACLSAVALEETSDMVTRVGGDFKETLRALGGLDNIFDVMVDCHSSLEGIVKDTSTLSLDMKEGTSLQSAALLLKCLKILENATFLSDQNKTHLLSMSRKLSPRGSTVSLAGVIINIVELLSVLSLLQNSSTVSSSTDKKSSKDIKGATTLNGHGKGKNSKKNKLSLNQKCQNCSSSKLDASHISISSTSDVGLSQMTLDCSQSTSSNRASSGSLGARHSNGLGLGLKLNIRKERGKANPIRGSSGWVSITAHSSDGTSREMAKRRRLSENGNSDLRSGSGSDPFAFDDVDQEPELFGQKKRSTHGRQAKSANEKLSDDRGIAAIGSQESYQPEDNHHLGATSHSNVDDDSSLLEDCLLASIKVLMNLANDNPSGCEHIASCGGLNTMASLIIKHFPSFDFSVDTGRDVDLGQDLTDSEDSKACQVKAKQLRDHELDFLVAILGLLVNLVEKDSLNRVRLASARVSVDLSKNAQSEKAQRDVIPLLCSIFLASKGSGEASATISPDDEESMLQGAREAEMMIVEAYAALVLGFLSIESMKVRGAISSCLPNNNLKVLVPVLEKFVAFHLQLNMMTDETHSSVTEVIEKCKL from the exons ATGATCGTGCGCACCTACGGCCGCAGATCCCGCACCTTCTCCGAcggcgccgccggcgccggcgccggcggaggcggagGGGACCGCGGGCTCTCGTCCTCGCAGGACGCGTTCGACTTCGACGCCGGGGATGGGGACGACGAGCTCGCAGCGCTGGGCTCGTCCGCGTCGCAGCCCTTCCCGCCCTCGCAGGAGTCCTCCTCGATGTGGGACTTCGACGAGGACCCGCccacgcagccgccgccgccccggctagaGGGGCCGCGCCGTAAGGGGCGCCGCGGGAGGCACGCCGAGCTCGAGCCCGAGGCGGCCACCGCCACGCTCATGGAGGCCGAGGAGTAcggggagatgatggagagcgtcGACGAGGTCAATTTCGCGCTCGACGGGCTGCGGCCCACCGCGCCCAGGCGGGTGCGCCGGGCCAGCCTGCTCGCGCTGCTCGGGATCTGCGcgtccgccgcgcgccgccgcgtcCTCCGGGCTCAGGG ATTGGTAAAGCAAATTATAGATAATGTTTTGGCTCTGAACATTGATGATCCTTCCTGTGGTGTTGCGGCGGCAGCTCTTTTATTTGTTTTGGCAAGTGAT GTACAAGAGAATCATGTGCTAAATTCAGAATCGTGTATTCGGTTTCTTCTTAAATTATTAAATCCTCCAATGGACGCAAATGATGTCAAAGCACCATCTATAGGTTCCAAACTCCTTGGAATCAGTAAAGTTCAAATGTTTAATGGCTCAAATAAGGATTCCGATTCCAGCTCAGAGGATATCATATCAAAAGTTGAAGAAATCCTCTTAAGCTGTAAAGAAATCAAGCCACTTGACAGGGATGGCAAGAGAACATCAAGGCCAGAATTATGTTCAAAATGGCTTGCTTTGTTGACAATGGAAAAAGCATGTTTGTCAGCTGTCGCATTAGAGG AGACTTCTGACATGGTGACCAGAGTTGGAGGGGATTTCAAAGAAACATTAAGGGCATTGGGTGGTCTTGATAATATTTTTGATGTTATGGTTGATTGTCATTCCTCACTGGAG GGAATTGTAAAGGACACCTCCACTCTGTCCTTGGACATGAAGGAAGGAACATCTTTGCAAAGTGCTGCGCTCCTcctgaaatgtttgaaaattttAGAGAATGCCACATTCTTAAGTGATCAGAACAAG ACCCATTTGCTCAGCATGAGTAGAAAATTGAGTCCCAGAGGCTCTACAGTTTCTCTTGCTGGTGTCATTATCAATATTGTTGAATTATTATCAG TACTGTCTCTCCTTCAGAATTCTTCCACTGTTTCAAGCAGTACAGATAAAAAATCTTCCAAAG ACATCAAGGGTGCAACTACATTGAATGGTCATGGCAAGGGCAAGAACTCGAAGAAAAATAAGCTTTCGCTGAACCAGAAATGCCAAAATTGCTCATCTTCCAAATTAGATGCTTCCCATATTAGTATATCTTCTACTAGTGACGTTGGCCTATCACAAATGACACTTGATTGTTCCCAGTCTACTTCAAGCAACAGGGCATCAAGTGGTTCATTAGGTGCGAGGCACAGCAATGGTCTTGGTCTTGGTCTGAAGCTTAATATAAGAAAGGAACGTGGTAAAGCCAACCCAATTAGAGGCTCAAGTGGATGGGTTTCTATAACGGCACATAGTTCTGATGGAACGTCCAGAGAAATGGCAAAACGACGACGTCTGTCTGAAAATGGCAACAGTGATTTGAGAAGTGGCAGTGGTAGTGATCCTTTTGCATTTGATGATGTTGATCAGGAGCCTGAACTATTTGGTCAAAAAAAGAGATCAACACATGGCCGTCAAGCAAAATCAGCGAATGAGAAATTGTCGGACGATCGTGGGATTGCTGCGATTGGAAGTCAGGAATCATATCAACCTGAAGATAATCATCATCTGGGTGCAACATCCCATTCTAATGTTGACGATGATTCCAGTCTTTTGGAAGACTGCCTTTTGGCATCAATTAAG GTTCTTATGAACTTAGCAAATGACAACCCATCTGGTTGTGAACATATTGCATCATGTGGTGGACTTAACACCATGGCCTCCTTGATCATCAAGCATTTCCCTTCATTTGATTTCTCCGTGGACACTGGCCGAGATGTCGATCTTGGACAAGACCTCACCGATTCTGAGGACAGCAAAGCATGCCAAGTGAAAGCTAAGCAACTGCGAGATCATGAGCTTGATTTTCTGGTTGCCATATTGGGCTTGCTTGTCAATCTCGTGGAAAAAGATAGCCTTAATAG GGTGCGGCTTGCATCTGCCCGTGTTTCTGTGGATCTGTCTAAGAACGCACAGAGTGAAAAGGCACAGAGGGATGTTATACCACTCCTCTGTTCAATCTTCTTAGCAAGTAAAGGTTCTGGGGAAGCTTCTGCAACTATATCACCG GATGATGAAGAGTCAATGTTGCAAGGAGCACGGGAAGCTGAAATGATGATCGTGGAGGCCTATGCAGCCCTCGTGCTTGGCTTTCTTTCGATAGAAAG CATGAAGGTTCGAGGAGCGATTTCCAGCTGCCTTCCAAATAACAACTTGAAAGTTCTTGTGCCTGTGCTAGAGAAATTTGTG GCGTTTCATCTGCAGCTTAATATGATGACAGACGAAACACACTCATCTGTTACAGAAGTTATCGAAAAATGCAAACTATGA
- the LOC123122722 gene encoding wings apart-like protein 2 isoform X2 yields the protein MIVRTYGRRSRTFSDGAAGAGAGGGGGDRGLSSSQDAFDFDAGDGDDELAALGSSASQPFPPSQESSSMWDFDEDPPTQPPPPRLEGPRRKGRRGRHAELEPEAATATLMEAEEYGEMMESVDEVNFALDGLRPTAPRRVRRASLLALLGICASAARRRVLRAQGLVKQIIDNVLALNIDDPSCGVAAAALLFVLASDVQENHVLNSESCIRFLLKLLNPPMDANDVKAPSIGSKLLGISKVQMFNGSNKDSDSSSEDIISKVEEILLSCKEIKPLDRDGKRTSRPELCSKWLALLTMEKACLSAVALEETSDMVTRVGGDFKETLRALGGLDNIFDVMVDCHSSLEGIVKDTSTLSLDMKEGTSLQSAALLLKCLKILENATFLSDQNKTHLLSMSRKLSPRGSTVSLAGVIINIVELLSVLSLLQNSSTVSSSTDKKSSKGCKGGCSDIKGATTLNGHGKGKNSKKNKLSLNQKCQNCSSSKLDASHISISSTSDVGLSQMTLDCSQSTSSNRASSGSLGARHSNGLGLGLKLNIRKERGKANPIRGSSGWVSITAHSSDGTSREMAKRRRLSENGNSDLRSGSGSDPFAFDDVDQEPELFGQKKRSTHGRQAKSANEKLSDDRGIAAIGSQESYQPEDNHHLGATSHSNVDDDSSLLEDCLLASIKVLMNLANDNPSGCEHIASCGGLNTMASLIIKHFPSFDFSVDTGRDVDLGQDLTDSEDSKACQVKAKQLRDHELDFLVAILGLLVNLVEKDSLNRVRLASARVSVDLSKNAQSEKAQRDVIPLLCSIFLASKGSGEASATISPDDEESMLQGAREAEMMIVEAYAALVLGFLSIESMKVRGAISSCLPNNNLKVLVPVLEKFVAFHLQLNMMTDETHSSVTEVIEKCKL from the exons ATGATCGTGCGCACCTACGGCCGCAGATCCCGCACCTTCTCCGAcggcgccgccggcgccggcgccggcggaggcggagGGGACCGCGGGCTCTCGTCCTCGCAGGACGCGTTCGACTTCGACGCCGGGGATGGGGACGACGAGCTCGCAGCGCTGGGCTCGTCCGCGTCGCAGCCCTTCCCGCCCTCGCAGGAGTCCTCCTCGATGTGGGACTTCGACGAGGACCCGCccacgcagccgccgccgccccggctagaGGGGCCGCGCCGTAAGGGGCGCCGCGGGAGGCACGCCGAGCTCGAGCCCGAGGCGGCCACCGCCACGCTCATGGAGGCCGAGGAGTAcggggagatgatggagagcgtcGACGAGGTCAATTTCGCGCTCGACGGGCTGCGGCCCACCGCGCCCAGGCGGGTGCGCCGGGCCAGCCTGCTCGCGCTGCTCGGGATCTGCGcgtccgccgcgcgccgccgcgtcCTCCGGGCTCAGGG ATTGGTAAAGCAAATTATAGATAATGTTTTGGCTCTGAACATTGATGATCCTTCCTGTGGTGTTGCGGCGGCAGCTCTTTTATTTGTTTTGGCAAGTGAT GTACAAGAGAATCATGTGCTAAATTCAGAATCGTGTATTCGGTTTCTTCTTAAATTATTAAATCCTCCAATGGACGCAAATGATGTCAAAGCACCATCTATAGGTTCCAAACTCCTTGGAATCAGTAAAGTTCAAATGTTTAATGGCTCAAATAAGGATTCCGATTCCAGCTCAGAGGATATCATATCAAAAGTTGAAGAAATCCTCTTAAGCTGTAAAGAAATCAAGCCACTTGACAGGGATGGCAAGAGAACATCAAGGCCAGAATTATGTTCAAAATGGCTTGCTTTGTTGACAATGGAAAAAGCATGTTTGTCAGCTGTCGCATTAGAGG AGACTTCTGACATGGTGACCAGAGTTGGAGGGGATTTCAAAGAAACATTAAGGGCATTGGGTGGTCTTGATAATATTTTTGATGTTATGGTTGATTGTCATTCCTCACTGGAG GGAATTGTAAAGGACACCTCCACTCTGTCCTTGGACATGAAGGAAGGAACATCTTTGCAAAGTGCTGCGCTCCTcctgaaatgtttgaaaattttAGAGAATGCCACATTCTTAAGTGATCAGAACAAG ACCCATTTGCTCAGCATGAGTAGAAAATTGAGTCCCAGAGGCTCTACAGTTTCTCTTGCTGGTGTCATTATCAATATTGTTGAATTATTATCAG TACTGTCTCTCCTTCAGAATTCTTCCACTGTTTCAAGCAGTACAGATAAAAAATCTTCCAAAGGTTGTAAAGGGGGCTGCTCTG ACATCAAGGGTGCAACTACATTGAATGGTCATGGCAAGGGCAAGAACTCGAAGAAAAATAAGCTTTCGCTGAACCAGAAATGCCAAAATTGCTCATCTTCCAAATTAGATGCTTCCCATATTAGTATATCTTCTACTAGTGACGTTGGCCTATCACAAATGACACTTGATTGTTCCCAGTCTACTTCAAGCAACAGGGCATCAAGTGGTTCATTAGGTGCGAGGCACAGCAATGGTCTTGGTCTTGGTCTGAAGCTTAATATAAGAAAGGAACGTGGTAAAGCCAACCCAATTAGAGGCTCAAGTGGATGGGTTTCTATAACGGCACATAGTTCTGATGGAACGTCCAGAGAAATGGCAAAACGACGACGTCTGTCTGAAAATGGCAACAGTGATTTGAGAAGTGGCAGTGGTAGTGATCCTTTTGCATTTGATGATGTTGATCAGGAGCCTGAACTATTTGGTCAAAAAAAGAGATCAACACATGGCCGTCAAGCAAAATCAGCGAATGAGAAATTGTCGGACGATCGTGGGATTGCTGCGATTGGAAGTCAGGAATCATATCAACCTGAAGATAATCATCATCTGGGTGCAACATCCCATTCTAATGTTGACGATGATTCCAGTCTTTTGGAAGACTGCCTTTTGGCATCAATTAAG GTTCTTATGAACTTAGCAAATGACAACCCATCTGGTTGTGAACATATTGCATCATGTGGTGGACTTAACACCATGGCCTCCTTGATCATCAAGCATTTCCCTTCATTTGATTTCTCCGTGGACACTGGCCGAGATGTCGATCTTGGACAAGACCTCACCGATTCTGAGGACAGCAAAGCATGCCAAGTGAAAGCTAAGCAACTGCGAGATCATGAGCTTGATTTTCTGGTTGCCATATTGGGCTTGCTTGTCAATCTCGTGGAAAAAGATAGCCTTAATAG GGTGCGGCTTGCATCTGCCCGTGTTTCTGTGGATCTGTCTAAGAACGCACAGAGTGAAAAGGCACAGAGGGATGTTATACCACTCCTCTGTTCAATCTTCTTAGCAAGTAAAGGTTCTGGGGAAGCTTCTGCAACTATATCACCG GATGATGAAGAGTCAATGTTGCAAGGAGCACGGGAAGCTGAAATGATGATCGTGGAGGCCTATGCAGCCCTCGTGCTTGGCTTTCTTTCGATAGAAAG CATGAAGGTTCGAGGAGCGATTTCCAGCTGCCTTCCAAATAACAACTTGAAAGTTCTTGTGCCTGTGCTAGAGAAATTTGTG GCGTTTCATCTGCAGCTTAATATGATGACAGACGAAACACACTCATCTGTTACAGAAGTTATCGAAAAATGCAAACTATGA
- the LOC123122722 gene encoding wings apart-like protein 2 isoform X3, producing the protein MIVRTYGRRSRTFSDGAAGAGAGGGGGDRGLSSSQDAFDFDAGDGDDELAALGSSASQPFPPSQESSSMWDFDEDPPTQPPPPRLEGPRRKGRRGRHAELEPEAATATLMEAEEYGEMMESVDEVNFALDGLRPTAPRRVRRASLLALLGICASAARRRVLRAQGLVKQIIDNVLALNIDDPSCGVAAAALLFVLASDVQENHVLNSESCIRFLLKLLNPPMDANDVKAPSIGSKLLGISKVQMFNGSNKDSDSSSEDIISKVEEILLSCKEIKPLDRDGKRTSRPELCSKWLALLTMEKACLSAVALEETSDMVTRVGGDFKETLRALGGLDNIFDVMVDCHSSLEGIVKDTSTLSLDMKEGTSLQSAALLLKCLKILENATFLSDQNKTHLLSMSRKLSPRGSTVSLAGVIINIVELLSVLSLLQNSSTVSSSTDKKSSKADIKGATTLNGHGKGKNSKKNKLSLNQKCQNCSSSKLDASHISISSTSDVGLSQMTLDCSQSTSSNRASSGSLGARHSNGLGLGLKLNIRKERGKANPIRGSSGWVSITAHSSDGTSREMAKRRRLSENGNSDLRSGSGSDPFAFDDVDQEPELFGQKKRSTHGRQAKSANEKLSDDRGIAAIGSQESYQPEDNHHLGATSHSNVDDDSSLLEDCLLASIKVLMNLANDNPSGCEHIASCGGLNTMASLIIKHFPSFDFSVDTGRDVDLGQDLTDSEDSKACQVKAKQLRDHELDFLVAILGLLVNLVEKDSLNRVRLASARVSVDLSKNAQSEKAQRDVIPLLCSIFLASKGSGEASATISPDDEESMLQGAREAEMMIVEAYAALVLGFLSIESMKVRGAISSCLPNNNLKVLVPVLEKFVAFHLQLNMMTDETHSSVTEVIEKCKL; encoded by the exons ATGATCGTGCGCACCTACGGCCGCAGATCCCGCACCTTCTCCGAcggcgccgccggcgccggcgccggcggaggcggagGGGACCGCGGGCTCTCGTCCTCGCAGGACGCGTTCGACTTCGACGCCGGGGATGGGGACGACGAGCTCGCAGCGCTGGGCTCGTCCGCGTCGCAGCCCTTCCCGCCCTCGCAGGAGTCCTCCTCGATGTGGGACTTCGACGAGGACCCGCccacgcagccgccgccgccccggctagaGGGGCCGCGCCGTAAGGGGCGCCGCGGGAGGCACGCCGAGCTCGAGCCCGAGGCGGCCACCGCCACGCTCATGGAGGCCGAGGAGTAcggggagatgatggagagcgtcGACGAGGTCAATTTCGCGCTCGACGGGCTGCGGCCCACCGCGCCCAGGCGGGTGCGCCGGGCCAGCCTGCTCGCGCTGCTCGGGATCTGCGcgtccgccgcgcgccgccgcgtcCTCCGGGCTCAGGG ATTGGTAAAGCAAATTATAGATAATGTTTTGGCTCTGAACATTGATGATCCTTCCTGTGGTGTTGCGGCGGCAGCTCTTTTATTTGTTTTGGCAAGTGAT GTACAAGAGAATCATGTGCTAAATTCAGAATCGTGTATTCGGTTTCTTCTTAAATTATTAAATCCTCCAATGGACGCAAATGATGTCAAAGCACCATCTATAGGTTCCAAACTCCTTGGAATCAGTAAAGTTCAAATGTTTAATGGCTCAAATAAGGATTCCGATTCCAGCTCAGAGGATATCATATCAAAAGTTGAAGAAATCCTCTTAAGCTGTAAAGAAATCAAGCCACTTGACAGGGATGGCAAGAGAACATCAAGGCCAGAATTATGTTCAAAATGGCTTGCTTTGTTGACAATGGAAAAAGCATGTTTGTCAGCTGTCGCATTAGAGG AGACTTCTGACATGGTGACCAGAGTTGGAGGGGATTTCAAAGAAACATTAAGGGCATTGGGTGGTCTTGATAATATTTTTGATGTTATGGTTGATTGTCATTCCTCACTGGAG GGAATTGTAAAGGACACCTCCACTCTGTCCTTGGACATGAAGGAAGGAACATCTTTGCAAAGTGCTGCGCTCCTcctgaaatgtttgaaaattttAGAGAATGCCACATTCTTAAGTGATCAGAACAAG ACCCATTTGCTCAGCATGAGTAGAAAATTGAGTCCCAGAGGCTCTACAGTTTCTCTTGCTGGTGTCATTATCAATATTGTTGAATTATTATCAG TACTGTCTCTCCTTCAGAATTCTTCCACTGTTTCAAGCAGTACAGATAAAAAATCTTCCAAAG CAGACATCAAGGGTGCAACTACATTGAATGGTCATGGCAAGGGCAAGAACTCGAAGAAAAATAAGCTTTCGCTGAACCAGAAATGCCAAAATTGCTCATCTTCCAAATTAGATGCTTCCCATATTAGTATATCTTCTACTAGTGACGTTGGCCTATCACAAATGACACTTGATTGTTCCCAGTCTACTTCAAGCAACAGGGCATCAAGTGGTTCATTAGGTGCGAGGCACAGCAATGGTCTTGGTCTTGGTCTGAAGCTTAATATAAGAAAGGAACGTGGTAAAGCCAACCCAATTAGAGGCTCAAGTGGATGGGTTTCTATAACGGCACATAGTTCTGATGGAACGTCCAGAGAAATGGCAAAACGACGACGTCTGTCTGAAAATGGCAACAGTGATTTGAGAAGTGGCAGTGGTAGTGATCCTTTTGCATTTGATGATGTTGATCAGGAGCCTGAACTATTTGGTCAAAAAAAGAGATCAACACATGGCCGTCAAGCAAAATCAGCGAATGAGAAATTGTCGGACGATCGTGGGATTGCTGCGATTGGAAGTCAGGAATCATATCAACCTGAAGATAATCATCATCTGGGTGCAACATCCCATTCTAATGTTGACGATGATTCCAGTCTTTTGGAAGACTGCCTTTTGGCATCAATTAAG GTTCTTATGAACTTAGCAAATGACAACCCATCTGGTTGTGAACATATTGCATCATGTGGTGGACTTAACACCATGGCCTCCTTGATCATCAAGCATTTCCCTTCATTTGATTTCTCCGTGGACACTGGCCGAGATGTCGATCTTGGACAAGACCTCACCGATTCTGAGGACAGCAAAGCATGCCAAGTGAAAGCTAAGCAACTGCGAGATCATGAGCTTGATTTTCTGGTTGCCATATTGGGCTTGCTTGTCAATCTCGTGGAAAAAGATAGCCTTAATAG GGTGCGGCTTGCATCTGCCCGTGTTTCTGTGGATCTGTCTAAGAACGCACAGAGTGAAAAGGCACAGAGGGATGTTATACCACTCCTCTGTTCAATCTTCTTAGCAAGTAAAGGTTCTGGGGAAGCTTCTGCAACTATATCACCG GATGATGAAGAGTCAATGTTGCAAGGAGCACGGGAAGCTGAAATGATGATCGTGGAGGCCTATGCAGCCCTCGTGCTTGGCTTTCTTTCGATAGAAAG CATGAAGGTTCGAGGAGCGATTTCCAGCTGCCTTCCAAATAACAACTTGAAAGTTCTTGTGCCTGTGCTAGAGAAATTTGTG GCGTTTCATCTGCAGCTTAATATGATGACAGACGAAACACACTCATCTGTTACAGAAGTTATCGAAAAATGCAAACTATGA
- the LOC123122722 gene encoding wings apart-like protein 2 isoform X1 — translation MIVRTYGRRSRTFSDGAAGAGAGGGGGDRGLSSSQDAFDFDAGDGDDELAALGSSASQPFPPSQESSSMWDFDEDPPTQPPPPRLEGPRRKGRRGRHAELEPEAATATLMEAEEYGEMMESVDEVNFALDGLRPTAPRRVRRASLLALLGICASAARRRVLRAQGLVKQIIDNVLALNIDDPSCGVAAAALLFVLASDVQENHVLNSESCIRFLLKLLNPPMDANDVKAPSIGSKLLGISKVQMFNGSNKDSDSSSEDIISKVEEILLSCKEIKPLDRDGKRTSRPELCSKWLALLTMEKACLSAVALEETSDMVTRVGGDFKETLRALGGLDNIFDVMVDCHSSLEGIVKDTSTLSLDMKEGTSLQSAALLLKCLKILENATFLSDQNKTHLLSMSRKLSPRGSTVSLAGVIINIVELLSVLSLLQNSSTVSSSTDKKSSKGCKGGCSADIKGATTLNGHGKGKNSKKNKLSLNQKCQNCSSSKLDASHISISSTSDVGLSQMTLDCSQSTSSNRASSGSLGARHSNGLGLGLKLNIRKERGKANPIRGSSGWVSITAHSSDGTSREMAKRRRLSENGNSDLRSGSGSDPFAFDDVDQEPELFGQKKRSTHGRQAKSANEKLSDDRGIAAIGSQESYQPEDNHHLGATSHSNVDDDSSLLEDCLLASIKVLMNLANDNPSGCEHIASCGGLNTMASLIIKHFPSFDFSVDTGRDVDLGQDLTDSEDSKACQVKAKQLRDHELDFLVAILGLLVNLVEKDSLNRVRLASARVSVDLSKNAQSEKAQRDVIPLLCSIFLASKGSGEASATISPDDEESMLQGAREAEMMIVEAYAALVLGFLSIESMKVRGAISSCLPNNNLKVLVPVLEKFVAFHLQLNMMTDETHSSVTEVIEKCKL, via the exons ATGATCGTGCGCACCTACGGCCGCAGATCCCGCACCTTCTCCGAcggcgccgccggcgccggcgccggcggaggcggagGGGACCGCGGGCTCTCGTCCTCGCAGGACGCGTTCGACTTCGACGCCGGGGATGGGGACGACGAGCTCGCAGCGCTGGGCTCGTCCGCGTCGCAGCCCTTCCCGCCCTCGCAGGAGTCCTCCTCGATGTGGGACTTCGACGAGGACCCGCccacgcagccgccgccgccccggctagaGGGGCCGCGCCGTAAGGGGCGCCGCGGGAGGCACGCCGAGCTCGAGCCCGAGGCGGCCACCGCCACGCTCATGGAGGCCGAGGAGTAcggggagatgatggagagcgtcGACGAGGTCAATTTCGCGCTCGACGGGCTGCGGCCCACCGCGCCCAGGCGGGTGCGCCGGGCCAGCCTGCTCGCGCTGCTCGGGATCTGCGcgtccgccgcgcgccgccgcgtcCTCCGGGCTCAGGG ATTGGTAAAGCAAATTATAGATAATGTTTTGGCTCTGAACATTGATGATCCTTCCTGTGGTGTTGCGGCGGCAGCTCTTTTATTTGTTTTGGCAAGTGAT GTACAAGAGAATCATGTGCTAAATTCAGAATCGTGTATTCGGTTTCTTCTTAAATTATTAAATCCTCCAATGGACGCAAATGATGTCAAAGCACCATCTATAGGTTCCAAACTCCTTGGAATCAGTAAAGTTCAAATGTTTAATGGCTCAAATAAGGATTCCGATTCCAGCTCAGAGGATATCATATCAAAAGTTGAAGAAATCCTCTTAAGCTGTAAAGAAATCAAGCCACTTGACAGGGATGGCAAGAGAACATCAAGGCCAGAATTATGTTCAAAATGGCTTGCTTTGTTGACAATGGAAAAAGCATGTTTGTCAGCTGTCGCATTAGAGG AGACTTCTGACATGGTGACCAGAGTTGGAGGGGATTTCAAAGAAACATTAAGGGCATTGGGTGGTCTTGATAATATTTTTGATGTTATGGTTGATTGTCATTCCTCACTGGAG GGAATTGTAAAGGACACCTCCACTCTGTCCTTGGACATGAAGGAAGGAACATCTTTGCAAAGTGCTGCGCTCCTcctgaaatgtttgaaaattttAGAGAATGCCACATTCTTAAGTGATCAGAACAAG ACCCATTTGCTCAGCATGAGTAGAAAATTGAGTCCCAGAGGCTCTACAGTTTCTCTTGCTGGTGTCATTATCAATATTGTTGAATTATTATCAG TACTGTCTCTCCTTCAGAATTCTTCCACTGTTTCAAGCAGTACAGATAAAAAATCTTCCAAAGGTTGTAAAGGGGGCTGCTCTG CAGACATCAAGGGTGCAACTACATTGAATGGTCATGGCAAGGGCAAGAACTCGAAGAAAAATAAGCTTTCGCTGAACCAGAAATGCCAAAATTGCTCATCTTCCAAATTAGATGCTTCCCATATTAGTATATCTTCTACTAGTGACGTTGGCCTATCACAAATGACACTTGATTGTTCCCAGTCTACTTCAAGCAACAGGGCATCAAGTGGTTCATTAGGTGCGAGGCACAGCAATGGTCTTGGTCTTGGTCTGAAGCTTAATATAAGAAAGGAACGTGGTAAAGCCAACCCAATTAGAGGCTCAAGTGGATGGGTTTCTATAACGGCACATAGTTCTGATGGAACGTCCAGAGAAATGGCAAAACGACGACGTCTGTCTGAAAATGGCAACAGTGATTTGAGAAGTGGCAGTGGTAGTGATCCTTTTGCATTTGATGATGTTGATCAGGAGCCTGAACTATTTGGTCAAAAAAAGAGATCAACACATGGCCGTCAAGCAAAATCAGCGAATGAGAAATTGTCGGACGATCGTGGGATTGCTGCGATTGGAAGTCAGGAATCATATCAACCTGAAGATAATCATCATCTGGGTGCAACATCCCATTCTAATGTTGACGATGATTCCAGTCTTTTGGAAGACTGCCTTTTGGCATCAATTAAG GTTCTTATGAACTTAGCAAATGACAACCCATCTGGTTGTGAACATATTGCATCATGTGGTGGACTTAACACCATGGCCTCCTTGATCATCAAGCATTTCCCTTCATTTGATTTCTCCGTGGACACTGGCCGAGATGTCGATCTTGGACAAGACCTCACCGATTCTGAGGACAGCAAAGCATGCCAAGTGAAAGCTAAGCAACTGCGAGATCATGAGCTTGATTTTCTGGTTGCCATATTGGGCTTGCTTGTCAATCTCGTGGAAAAAGATAGCCTTAATAG GGTGCGGCTTGCATCTGCCCGTGTTTCTGTGGATCTGTCTAAGAACGCACAGAGTGAAAAGGCACAGAGGGATGTTATACCACTCCTCTGTTCAATCTTCTTAGCAAGTAAAGGTTCTGGGGAAGCTTCTGCAACTATATCACCG GATGATGAAGAGTCAATGTTGCAAGGAGCACGGGAAGCTGAAATGATGATCGTGGAGGCCTATGCAGCCCTCGTGCTTGGCTTTCTTTCGATAGAAAG CATGAAGGTTCGAGGAGCGATTTCCAGCTGCCTTCCAAATAACAACTTGAAAGTTCTTGTGCCTGTGCTAGAGAAATTTGTG GCGTTTCATCTGCAGCTTAATATGATGACAGACGAAACACACTCATCTGTTACAGAAGTTATCGAAAAATGCAAACTATGA